A stretch of Gemmatimonas aurantiaca T-27 DNA encodes these proteins:
- a CDS encoding CDP-alcohol phosphatidyltransferase family protein, producing MNLPNAITVGRIALTPLIAWLPFTTSWTARLMAFVLFLVAAITDYWDGHLARQHNMVTDLGRLLDPLADKLLLVATLVPMYFLQRHPQFIVPDAAFPINSGVSASVDVAPFLFATPFGHVSLPLWIVLVVLGREAFMTLFRQVAARRGLVISAIGPAKWKTTFQSIWLGAAYFWFFALTLAVREGWEQDATWQAFAWFNGFVGVTSMIGAVALTMYSLWLYLRRYGSQVMRLA from the coding sequence GTGAACCTTCCCAACGCGATCACCGTCGGCCGCATCGCCCTGACGCCTCTGATTGCGTGGCTGCCGTTCACCACGTCGTGGACGGCCCGCCTGATGGCCTTTGTGCTGTTCCTGGTCGCCGCGATCACCGACTATTGGGACGGTCATCTCGCGCGGCAGCACAACATGGTCACGGATCTGGGCCGCCTGCTCGATCCGCTCGCCGACAAGTTGCTGCTCGTGGCCACGCTGGTGCCGATGTACTTCCTGCAGCGGCATCCGCAGTTCATCGTGCCCGACGCTGCTTTCCCGATCAACAGTGGTGTCAGTGCCAGTGTCGATGTCGCACCGTTCCTGTTTGCGACACCCTTTGGTCATGTGTCGCTGCCGCTCTGGATCGTGCTGGTGGTGCTGGGACGCGAAGCCTTCATGACGCTTTTTCGGCAGGTCGCGGCGCGGCGCGGTCTGGTGATCAGCGCCATCGGGCCGGCCAAGTGGAAAACCACCTTTCAGAGCATCTGGCTGGGGGCGGCCTACTTCTGGTTCTTTGCGCTGACGCTGGCCGTGCGTGAAGGGTGGGAGCAGGACGCCACCTGGCAGGCGTTCGCGTGGTTCAATGGTTTTGTGGGGGTGACCAGCATGATCGGTGCGGTTGCGCTCACCATGTACAGCCTGTGGTTGTATCTGCGCCGCTATGGCTCACAGGTGATGCGCCTGGCCTAG
- a CDS encoding GTP-binding protein: MSMINYASREINCKIVFYGPGLGGKTTNLEYVYGKVSPSTRGKLISLATETERTLFFDFLPVDLGTIRGFRTRFHLYTVPGQVYYNASRKLILKGVDGVVFVADSQAERAEANLESMQNLYDNMAAYGYDLTRMPFVIQYNKRDLPNAAPLEELQTMLNPGWEITDPTRMRPMADPFRPGEYLVNQLPTGEWVERVPYFEGVAVTGDGVFDTLKAVSKLVLKTLA, translated from the coding sequence ATGTCGATGATCAACTATGCGTCCCGCGAGATCAACTGCAAGATCGTGTTCTATGGGCCGGGGCTTGGTGGCAAGACCACCAATCTCGAGTACGTCTATGGCAAGGTCTCGCCCAGCACCCGCGGCAAGCTCATCTCGCTCGCCACCGAAACCGAGCGCACCCTCTTTTTCGACTTCCTGCCGGTCGATCTGGGTACGATCCGCGGATTCCGCACCCGATTTCACCTCTATACGGTGCCGGGTCAGGTCTACTACAATGCGAGTCGAAAGCTCATCTTGAAGGGTGTGGATGGAGTGGTGTTTGTGGCCGACTCGCAGGCGGAGCGGGCAGAAGCCAATCTCGAGTCCATGCAGAACCTGTACGACAACATGGCGGCCTACGGGTATGATCTGACCCGCATGCCGTTCGTGATTCAGTACAACAAGCGCGATCTCCCCAACGCGGCACCGCTGGAAGAGCTGCAGACCATGCTCAACCCGGGGTGGGAGATCACGGATCCCACGCGGATGCGTCCGATGGCTGATCCGTTCCGACCGGGTGAGTATCTGGTGAACCAGTTGCCAACCGGGGAGTGGGTGGAGCGTGTGCCGTATTTCGAAGGGGTTGCGGTCACCGGTGACGGTGTCTTCGATACCCTGAAGGCTGTCTCCAAGCTGGTGCTCAAGACACTCGCCTGA
- a CDS encoding carboxypeptidase regulatory-like domain-containing protein: protein MWTDGCKSIAVAALLVLAILTTSTAKVEAQTASRVALLGTVLAEQGERPIAGAQVELVGNGNMTTTDSSGVFALWDILPGRYRLLIRALGFAPLDIPLVVPDDGLDALEVLLPPTLGRVEVKAGGVPREAHLRGFDQRRRWGWGRFMDSTRLHAYGPMQWATQLTTNTPFLRIVRFESIYGSGYTFAGRRRGAISLRGDVRSECYPHIIVDNVVMYANGIGESPLDIGFLTGGPPVVASEYYSAAQVPAEFDKGGQAVCGALVLWTQR from the coding sequence ATGTGGACTGACGGGTGCAAATCGATAGCCGTGGCGGCACTGTTGGTCCTGGCCATACTCACCACCTCTACCGCGAAGGTGGAGGCTCAGACGGCGAGTCGCGTGGCCTTGCTGGGAACGGTGCTTGCCGAGCAGGGCGAGCGACCGATCGCGGGCGCCCAAGTAGAGCTCGTGGGCAATGGGAACATGACCACCACGGACTCCTCGGGAGTCTTCGCGCTGTGGGATATCCTCCCAGGGCGCTATCGACTGCTGATCCGTGCCCTTGGGTTTGCCCCGCTCGATATACCGCTCGTGGTGCCCGACGATGGGCTGGATGCGCTGGAGGTTCTGTTGCCTCCGACGCTCGGCCGGGTGGAGGTCAAAGCCGGAGGAGTGCCCCGCGAAGCGCACCTGAGGGGATTCGACCAAAGGCGACGATGGGGCTGGGGTCGCTTCATGGATTCGACCAGGCTGCATGCCTACGGTCCGATGCAATGGGCGACACAGTTGACCACCAACACGCCATTTTTGCGAATCGTGCGTTTCGAATCGATCTACGGCTCGGGCTACACCTTTGCCGGTAGACGACGTGGTGCGATCAGTCTTCGCGGCGACGTTCGTTCGGAATGTTATCCGCACATCATTGTCGACAATGTGGTGATGTACGCAAACGGGATTGGTGAATCGCCCTTGGACATCGGCTTCCTGACCGGCGGTCCACCCGTGGTGGCGTCCGAGTACTACTCGGCCGCGCAGGTGCCTGCTGAATTCGACAAAGGCGGTCAGGCCGTGTGTGGTGCGCTGGTGCTGTGGACGCAGCGATGA
- a CDS encoding GbsR/MarR family transcriptional regulator, protein MRASQHPAVVEFLDRFSAMMEPEGLPRPAGRMLGLFFVDGGPFTAEELSERLQISRSNVSTTVRLLESLGVVHRTRMPGERTDRFRLHDDPFVPMLQASVMRANRMRTLVRECRSALPASLKPAAQRLRPLEQFFGHAAEWLAGMAGAWPGGRRPRG, encoded by the coding sequence ATGCGCGCCAGCCAACACCCCGCCGTCGTGGAGTTCCTCGACCGCTTCAGTGCCATGATGGAGCCGGAGGGATTGCCGCGCCCGGCCGGACGCATGCTCGGGCTGTTTTTTGTGGACGGCGGGCCCTTCACGGCCGAAGAGCTTTCGGAACGTCTGCAGATCAGTCGCAGCAACGTGAGCACCACCGTGCGGCTCCTGGAGTCCCTGGGCGTGGTGCACCGCACGCGGATGCCCGGTGAACGCACCGATCGTTTTCGCCTGCATGACGATCCCTTCGTGCCCATGCTGCAGGCGAGTGTCATGCGGGCGAATCGTATGCGGACGCTGGTCAGGGAATGCCGTAGCGCGCTCCCGGCGTCGCTCAAACCGGCGGCGCAGCGCCTCCGTCCGCTGGAACAGTTCTTTGGTCACGCCGCGGAATGGCTGGCCGGCATGGCCGGCGCGTGGCCCGGAGGCCGCCGCCCGCGCGGCTAG
- a CDS encoding roadblock/LC7 domain-containing protein: MPIGAATWSFTEDDFGAITITLQRFLYDAKARCALLVDRSGQLVATVGEPPNFDATAFATLTAADFSANDQLARLIGESDFSVLFHQGERESMYLADIARRVILVVLFDNRTTLGLVRLRMKSAVEELTRTFEGVFARGASAEAAAPPGFLAGAEDEIDRLFQ, from the coding sequence ATGCCTATTGGCGCCGCCACCTGGTCGTTCACCGAGGACGATTTCGGGGCTATCACGATCACGCTTCAGCGGTTCCTGTACGACGCCAAGGCGCGCTGCGCCCTGCTGGTCGACCGGAGCGGTCAGCTTGTGGCGACGGTGGGCGAACCCCCCAATTTCGACGCCACCGCGTTTGCCACGCTCACGGCGGCCGATTTCAGCGCCAATGATCAGTTGGCGCGCCTGATTGGTGAGAGCGACTTCAGCGTCCTGTTCCATCAGGGAGAACGCGAGTCGATGTACCTGGCCGACATCGCGCGGCGGGTGATCCTCGTGGTGCTCTTCGACAATCGCACCACGTTGGGCCTGGTGCGGCTCCGCATGAAGAGTGCGGTGGAAGAGCTGACCCGCACGTTTGAAGGGGTCTTTGCGCGTGGCGCGTCGGCAGAGGCGGCCGCGCCGCCGGGGTTCCTGGCTGGGGCCGAAGACGAGATCGACCGACTTTTTCAGTAA